One segment of Panicum virgatum strain AP13 chromosome 1K, P.virgatum_v5, whole genome shotgun sequence DNA contains the following:
- the LOC120703796 gene encoding protein GL2-INTERACTING REPRESSOR 1-like, which produces MSRGALDLKLHLSPPAPAARGGAERRASPLSSSDEEWSSSSPSSCLSSEGEREPPPPPPHRQGHGLQWSDSPEATSMVLAACPRCLMYVMLSEADPRCPRCRSPVLLDFLHRAAAGREGDGHSRNGTRSGGGGRNRRA; this is translated from the coding sequence ATGAGCCGGGGCGCCCTGGACCTGAAGCTGCACCTGtcgcccccggcgccggcggcgcggggaggggcggagaGGAGGGCGTCGCCGCTGTCCTCGTCGGACGAGGagtggtcgtcgtcgtcgccgagctCGTGCCTGTCGTCGGAGGGCGagcgggagccgccgccgccgccgccgcatcgccAGGGCCACGGGCTGCAGTGGTCCGACAGCCCGGAGGCGACGTCCATGGTGCTGGCGGCCTGCCCGCGCTGCCTCATGTACGTGATGCTCTCCGAGGCCGACCCGCGCTGCCCGCGCTGCCGCAGCCCCGTCCTCCTCGACTTCttgcaccgcgccgccgccggccgggaggGCGACGGCCACAGCCGCAATGGcacccgcagcggcggcggcggcaggaacaGGAGGGCATGA
- the LOC120703782 gene encoding serine/arginine-rich splicing factor 6-like yields the protein MSLHIGRLSQDVRQSYLEHLFRRFGRCTLNLKDGYGFAVYDSDDDATRALRALHGKYVCGERITVNWSKQQPRFSQGFRRSSRFVESFRGRNFRDARNNVRFRDSVARKNHPADHDHGHNPDAVPEKESDKFAEVVNDAEENDGGDLEEVKRDEGGTIDEDPGEVKADEGGKDYANAIEHDRWAETGKGTPGGDGDDFDRYEPYHGYDRQEETENVTKGSSYDSREHMHSSDKWQEHSDRRVDISHDKSRFPPTCYSCGITGHVAHNCPQGIDDNFKARRDGLNFREKWQLRQRRFGSPSRRRPEFHVDPLDQTNYRVQDGRKPFSDRNMRVPGLSTAPRDSRRHAHCSEDMPQTNKEAHKRSRSERSRGSGSSEPSRNSHHDNVKGSHSNSSSSDSRSRSRSRSRFRAHSPSYSAHSSAKSAQPTEQEGSRSNINHPVPFSVSASPQHKSSSDVENKNLDGLTNSPLEDNLEFRTRSEVKDMDDNKQQGNGSVLNSMVLNGKALAPDKDANAAGCTGVNFDKNLIDDNATNGMQSQNANFDDSSSMKSKQDVVVKNGRNKSLKLTTNEVITALKHYGVEAQEDSSDQPVEKYFGAARLWPWEIIYYRRRKKGPISTENYAKRLEQNKEFGIVDQYVRSSSGWWECD from the coding sequence ATGTCATTACATATTGGTCGGCTTTCCCAAGATGTGCGGCAAAGTTATCTGGAACATCTTTTCCGGAGGTTTGGCCGTTGCACTCTGAACCTGAAAGATGGATATGGGTTTGCAGTGTATGATTCTGATGATGATGCAACTCGGGCCCTACGGGCCCTGCATGGGAAATATGTTTGTGGGGAGCGCATCACTGTCAATTGGTCAAAACAGCAGCCCAGATTTTCTCAGGGTTTCAGGAGGAGTTCAAGATTCGTTGAATCATTTCGTGGAAGGAACTTTAGAGATGCTCGGAACAATGTTAGGTTCAGGGATTCTGTAGCTCGGAAGAATCACCCAGCAGATCATGATCATGGTCATAATCCTGATGCTGTGCCAGAAAAGGAATCTGATAAGTTTGCGGAGGTTGTCAATGATGCTGAAGAAAATGATGGTGGTGATCTAGAGGAGGTAAAGAGGGATGAAGGTGGTACAATTGATGAAGATCCAGGGGAAGTGAAGGCGGACGAAGGTGGAAAAGATTATGCAAATGCAATTGAACATGACAGATGGGCTGAGACTGGAAAAGGCACCCCTGGTGGAGATGGTGATGATTTTGATCGCTATGAGCCTTATCATGGATATGATAGGCAAGAAGAAACAGAAAATGTGACTAAAGGAAGCTCTTATGATTCTCGTGAACACATGCATTCTTCAGACAAGTGGCAAGAGCACTCGGATAGGCGTGTTGACATCAGCCATGATAAATCAAGATTTCCTCCAACCTGTTACAGTTGTGGCATTACTGGCCATGTTGCACATAATTGCCCTCAGGGAATAGATGATAACTTCAAAGCAAGGAGAGATGGATTGAACTTCAGGGAGAAATGGCAGCTGAGGCAGAGAAGGTTTGGGTCTCCCTCAAGGAGGCGACCAGAATTTCATGTTGATCCTTTGGATCAAACAAATTATAGAGTTCAAGATGGTAGGAAACCATTTTCTGATAGGAATATGAGAGTGCCTGGGTTGAGTACTGCGCCCAGAGACAGCAGAAGACATGCCCACTGCAGTGAAGACATGCCACAAACCAATAAGGAAGCACACAAGAGAAGCAGATCTGAAAGGTCACGTGGATCAGGCTCTTCTGAACCTTCAAGGAACTCTCACCATGATAATGTTAAGGGATCTCATTCCAACAGTTCTTCCTCAGATTCAAGATCTAGGTCGCGATCCCGGTCTCGATTCAGAGCACATTCTCCATCATATTCTGCACATTCTAGTGCAAAATCAGCTCAACCAACTGAGCAGGAAGGATCAAGATCAAATATCAATCATCCTGTTCCATTTTCAGTATCTGCTTCACCACAGCATAAGTCATCATCTGATGTAGAGAACAAAAATCTAGATGGCCTGACAAATTCTCCCTTGGAGGACAATTTGGAGTTCAGGACAAGATCTGAAGTAAAAGATATGGATGATAACAAGCAACAAGGAAACGGTTCAGTACTGAACAGCATGGTCCTGAATGGGAAAGCGCTTGCTCCTGATAAGGATGCTAATGCTGCTGGTTGCACAGGGGTTAACTTTGATAAGAACTTGATTGATGATAATGCTACCAATGGAATGCAAAGCCAGAATGCCAACTTTGATGACTCTTCATCAATGAAGTCAAAGCAGGATGTTGTGGTCAAAAATGGGAGAAACAAGTCATTAAAGCTAACAACTAATGAAGTGATCACAGCTCTGAAGCACTATGGGGTGGAGGCACAAGAGGATTCATCAGATCAACCTGTGGAGAAGTACTTTGGTGCTGCACGCCTGTGGCCTTGGGAAATCATTTACTATCGCAGGCGTAAGAAAGGTCCAATATCTACAGAGAATTATGCTAAGCGACTTGAGCAGAACAAAGAATTCGGTATTGTGGATCAGTATGTCAGAAGCAGCAGTGGTTGGTGGGAGTGCGATTGA
- the LOC120703816 gene encoding histone deacetylase 15-like isoform X1, protein MASDMQPLSGHEIPTRAVENCGVSDHTCHGKCQSCDSDVKPSCAEVNGISLSFGSHTDGKASKETCDCADPDGCLIATNGSCMAIDELTQEFEREQAGATLEDLIFSNDEEEDDSDWDPASSLVMNRWFCLNCTLPNVDAVMYCLNCHELKGSGVDGYDAFKTQIAEAALVSPDTELSEVSTAIGFDERMLLHSELEVKPNPHPERPDRLRAIAASLSAAGIFPSKCALVPPREITKEELLMVHTSDHIESVEQTKNMLYSYFTSDTYANGHSACAAKLAAGLCADLASLIVSGRVQNGFAMVRPPGHHAGVKQAMGFCLHNNAAVAALAAKRAGAKKVLIVDWDVHHGNGTQEIFEGDKSVLYVSLHRHEYGNFYPGTGAAHEVGILDGQGFSVNIPWSRGGVGDNDYIFAFKTVVLPIAAEFAPDITIISAGFDAARGDPLGCCDVTPMGYSIMTSLLTACSGGRLLVILEGGYNLRSISSSATEVVKVLVGDGSSFDVATAPSKEGLETVLQVLKIQQQFWPILGPTYASLQAHQGSFFSKSTSKKRKHSGVPGPFWWNFGSKRLLYKALYEGPLLRKIKGFGQGKAIDSAEP, encoded by the exons ATGGCATCTGATATGCAACCACTTAGTGGCCATGAGATACCCACCCGTGCTGTGGAGAACTGTGGAGTTTCTGATCATACATGTCATGGCAAATGCCAAAGCTGTGATAGCGATGTAAAACCATCTTGTGCTGAAGTGAATGGAATTTCCTTGTCGTTTGGTAGTCATACTGATGGGAAGGCTTCAAAAGAGACCTGTGATTGCGCTGATCCTGATGGCTGTTTGATTGCCACAAATGGAAGTTGCATGGCTATTGATGAGCTAACACAGGAGTTTGAGAGAGAACAAGCTGGGGCTACACTAGAGGATCTGATTTTCTCTAACGATGAAGAGGAAGATGACAGTGACTGGGACCCTGCTAGTAGCCTTGTTATGAATAGGTGGTTTTGCTTGAATTGCACATTGCCAAATGTGGACGCGGTTATGTATTGCCTG AATTGCCATGAGCTTAAGGGATCAGGTGTAGATGGATATGATGCTTTCAAAACTCAAATTGCAGAGGCAGCTTTGGTATCTCCTGACACAG AATTGTCGGAGGTGTCTACAGCGATTGGTTTTGATGAAAGAATGCTGCTCCACAGTGAG CTAGAAGTTAAACCAAATCCACATCCAGAAAGACCGGACCGCCTTCGTGCAATTGCTGCCAGTCTTTCTGCTGCAG GAATCTTTCCCTCAAAATGTGCTTTGGTACCCCCTCGGGAAATTACCAAGGAGGAACTTCTAATG GTTCATACTTCAGACCACATTGAAAGTGTTGAGCAGACAAAGAACATGCTTTACAG TTACTTCACTTCGGATACTTATGCAAATGGACACTCAGCATGTGCCGCCAAACTTGCAGCAGGACTCTGTGCTGATCTTGCTAGTTTGATAGTATCTGGGCGTGTTCAAAATGGCTTTGCAATG GTGAGACCTCCTGGACATCATGCAGGGGTGAAGCAAGCAATGGGTTTTTGTCTTCACAACAATGCAGCAGTGGCTGCGTTAGCTGCAAAAAGAGCAGGTGCCAAGAAAGTCCTCATAGTTGACTGG GATGTGCACCATGGAAATGGCACACAAGAGATATTCGAAGGGGACAAATCT GTCTTGTACGTATCATTACATCGTCATGAGTATGGAAACTTCTACCCTGGAACTGGAGCAGCACATGAG GTTGGAATTCTTGATGGTCAAGGTTTCTCAGTTAATATACCTTGGAGCCGTGGCGGTGTTGGAGACAATGACTACATCTTTGCTTTTAAGACTGTGGTGCTTCCAATAG CTGCAGAATTTGCCCCAGACATCACAATAATATCGGCAGGATTCGATGCAGCTAGAGGTGACCCTCTGGGTTGTTGTGAt GTTACTCCGATGGGATACTCTATAATGACATCCTTGTTAACTGCTTGCTCAGGGGGAAGATTGTTGGTGATACTTGAGGGAGG ATACAATCTTCGGTCTATATCCTCATCAGCTACTGAAGTTGTTAAG GTCTTAGTTGGGGACGGTTCAAGTTTTGATGTTGCAACTGCACCATCAAAAGAGGGCTTGGAGACTGTTTTACAAGTACTGAAGATTCAGCAACAATTTTGGCCAATTTTAGGTCCAACCTATGCATCGCTGCAGGCACATCAGGGGTCGTTTTTTTCCAAATCTA CTAGCAAGAAAAGGAAGCATTCAGGAGTGCCAGGGCCCTTCTGGTGGAACTTTGGAAGCAAAAGGCTACTGTACAAAGCACTCTATGAGGGCCCCCTTCTGAGGAAGATCAAGGGGTTTGGACAAGGAAAAGCAATTGATTCGGCAGAGCCTTAG
- the LOC120703816 gene encoding histone deacetylase 15-like isoform X2 translates to MASDMQPLSGHEIPTRAVENCGVSDHTCHGKCQSCDSDVKPSCAEVNGISLSFGSHTDGKASKETCDCADPDGCLIATNGSCMAIDELTQEFEREQAGATLEDLIFSNDEEEDDSDWDPASSLVMNRWFCLNCTLPNVDAVMYCLNCHELKGSGVDGYDAFKTQIAEAALVSPDTELSEVSTAIGFDERMLLHSELEVKPNPHPERPDRLRAIAASLSAAGIFPSKCALVPPREITKEELLMVHTSDHIESVEQTKNMLYSYFTSDTYANGHSACAAKLAAGLCADLASLIVSGRVQNGFAMVRPPGHHAGVKQAMGFCLHNNAAVAALAAKRAGAKKVLIVDWDVHHGNGTQEIFEGDKSVLYVSLHRHEYGNFYPGTGAAHEVGILDGQGFSVNIPWSRGGVGDNDYIFAFKTVVLPIAAEFAPDITIISAGFDAARGCAITCSRQIVSIHGGRLLVILEGGYNLRSISSSATEVVKVLVGDGSSFDVATAPSKEGLETVLQVLKIQQQFWPILGPTYASLQAHQGSFFSKSTSKKRKHSGVPGPFWWNFGSKRLLYKALYEGPLLRKIKGFGQGKAIDSAEP, encoded by the exons ATGGCATCTGATATGCAACCACTTAGTGGCCATGAGATACCCACCCGTGCTGTGGAGAACTGTGGAGTTTCTGATCATACATGTCATGGCAAATGCCAAAGCTGTGATAGCGATGTAAAACCATCTTGTGCTGAAGTGAATGGAATTTCCTTGTCGTTTGGTAGTCATACTGATGGGAAGGCTTCAAAAGAGACCTGTGATTGCGCTGATCCTGATGGCTGTTTGATTGCCACAAATGGAAGTTGCATGGCTATTGATGAGCTAACACAGGAGTTTGAGAGAGAACAAGCTGGGGCTACACTAGAGGATCTGATTTTCTCTAACGATGAAGAGGAAGATGACAGTGACTGGGACCCTGCTAGTAGCCTTGTTATGAATAGGTGGTTTTGCTTGAATTGCACATTGCCAAATGTGGACGCGGTTATGTATTGCCTG AATTGCCATGAGCTTAAGGGATCAGGTGTAGATGGATATGATGCTTTCAAAACTCAAATTGCAGAGGCAGCTTTGGTATCTCCTGACACAG AATTGTCGGAGGTGTCTACAGCGATTGGTTTTGATGAAAGAATGCTGCTCCACAGTGAG CTAGAAGTTAAACCAAATCCACATCCAGAAAGACCGGACCGCCTTCGTGCAATTGCTGCCAGTCTTTCTGCTGCAG GAATCTTTCCCTCAAAATGTGCTTTGGTACCCCCTCGGGAAATTACCAAGGAGGAACTTCTAATG GTTCATACTTCAGACCACATTGAAAGTGTTGAGCAGACAAAGAACATGCTTTACAG TTACTTCACTTCGGATACTTATGCAAATGGACACTCAGCATGTGCCGCCAAACTTGCAGCAGGACTCTGTGCTGATCTTGCTAGTTTGATAGTATCTGGGCGTGTTCAAAATGGCTTTGCAATG GTGAGACCTCCTGGACATCATGCAGGGGTGAAGCAAGCAATGGGTTTTTGTCTTCACAACAATGCAGCAGTGGCTGCGTTAGCTGCAAAAAGAGCAGGTGCCAAGAAAGTCCTCATAGTTGACTGG GATGTGCACCATGGAAATGGCACACAAGAGATATTCGAAGGGGACAAATCT GTCTTGTACGTATCATTACATCGTCATGAGTATGGAAACTTCTACCCTGGAACTGGAGCAGCACATGAG GTTGGAATTCTTGATGGTCAAGGTTTCTCAGTTAATATACCTTGGAGCCGTGGCGGTGTTGGAGACAATGACTACATCTTTGCTTTTAAGACTGTGGTGCTTCCAATAG CTGCAGAATTTGCCCCAGACATCACAATAATATCGGCAGGATTCGATGCAGCTAGAG GTTGTGCAATTACATGCAGCAGACAGATCGTGTCAATTCACG GGGGAAGATTGTTGGTGATACTTGAGGGAGG ATACAATCTTCGGTCTATATCCTCATCAGCTACTGAAGTTGTTAAG GTCTTAGTTGGGGACGGTTCAAGTTTTGATGTTGCAACTGCACCATCAAAAGAGGGCTTGGAGACTGTTTTACAAGTACTGAAGATTCAGCAACAATTTTGGCCAATTTTAGGTCCAACCTATGCATCGCTGCAGGCACATCAGGGGTCGTTTTTTTCCAAATCTA CTAGCAAGAAAAGGAAGCATTCAGGAGTGCCAGGGCCCTTCTGGTGGAACTTTGGAAGCAAAAGGCTACTGTACAAAGCACTCTATGAGGGCCCCCTTCTGAGGAAGATCAAGGGGTTTGGACAAGGAAAAGCAATTGATTCGGCAGAGCCTTAG
- the LOC120656730 gene encoding pectinesterase inhibitor 8-like: protein MTPPTVRVLAAAALVAALALSVPGAGATPETTCAAAAARDRRVDYGFCVARLSHHHDSPDADAWGLAKVAADVGVAAAGDAVYDIKALLGGGGGGGGDARARAALEQCKALYDAAETAFAEAYDGISRRDYAAGKAEAAEAAALARRCGGAFARAGAAPPPQVARWGEESAKIAVVCEAITDLIK from the coding sequence ATGACGCCTCCCACGGTCCGCGTcctggccgccgcggccctcgTCGCGGCGCTCGCGCTGAgcgtccccggcgccggcgccaccccGGAGAcgacgtgcgcggcggcggcggcccgcgaccGTCGCGTGGACTACGGCTTCTGCGTGGCGCGGCTGAGCCACCACCACGACAGCCCCGACGCGGACGCCTGGGGCCTCGCGAAGGTGGCCGCCGACgtgggcgtcgccgccgcgggggacGCGGTCTACGACATCAAGGccctgctcggcggcggcggcggcggcggcggcgacgcccgggcgcgggcggcgctggagcagtGCAAGGCGCTGTACGACGCGGCGGAGACGGCGTTCGCGGAGGCCTACGACGGCATCAGCCGGCGCGACTACGCGGCCGGGAAGGCggaggccgcggaggcggcggccctggcgcgccggtgcggcggcgccttcgcgcgggccggcgccgcgccgcctccgcaggTCGCGCGGTGGGGCGAGGAGTCCGCCAAGATCGCCGTCGTCTGCGAGGCCATCACCGACCTCATCAAGTGA